DNA sequence from the Sulfurimonas sp. HSL3-7 genome:
CGGTGACCCTACCGGTAAAAGCGAGACGCGTAAAAAACTGTTGCCGGCGGATATCGCAAAGAATGCCGAATCGTATAAAGAGCAGGTCTTCAAGATACTTGATCCGGAAAAGACGGAAGTGGTATTCAACTCCGAGTGGATCAACCCTTTAGGTGCGAGCGGTATGTTGGAACTGACGACCACGTTCAATGTTGCCCGTATGCTCGAACGTGATGATTTTGAAAAGCGCTATAAAGGCGGTGTCTCTATCTCGATCAGTGAATTCATCTATCCGCTTTTGCAAGGGTATGACAGCGTGCATCTGAAAAGCGATATCGAGATCGGGGGTACCGACCAGAAGTTCAATCTTTTGATGGGCCGCCATCTGCAGCGAAGCTATGAGATCGGAAAAGAGCAGGCCGTTTTGATGATGCCGATTCTTGAAGGTCTCGACGGTGTTCAAAAGATGAGCAAGAGCCTCGGCAACTATATCGGTGTCGAAGATGAGCCTAACGATATGTTCGGCAAGATACTGAGTATCTCCGATGCGCTTATGTGGCGCTACTATGAGCTCTTGAGCGACAAAACACTCAAAGAGATCGAAGCGATCAAAGCGGGTGTTGAAGACGGCTCCCTGCATCCTAAAAAGGTCAAAGAGGACCTTGCCCAGGAGATCACCGCACGTTTTCACTCTGATGAGGCGGCGCAAGCTGCCAAAGCCGAGTTTGACAAGGTACATGCAAAAAGCCAGATCCCGACCGATCTCGAAGAGTTTGCGTTCGAAGGACCGATCTGGATCGCCAAGGTTTTGCACGAGTGTAAAATGGAGCCGTCAACGTCGCAAGCACGACGTGACATTAAGCAAGGTGCTGTTAAAATAGACCAACAAAAAGTATCGGATGAGCAGTTACAACTTGAGAGTGGCGAGTATGTCCTGCAAGTAGGGAAACGCAAGTTTGCACGAGTAAAGGTGAGATGATGGCATTAGCACCATTGAAAATTGGAAAGTATATTATTGAGAAACCTATTGTACAAGGCGGTATGGGTGTCGGTATCAGTTGGGATCAACTTGCAGGCAATGTCTCAAAAGAGGGTGGTCTCGGTATTGTCAGCGCAGTAGGCACAGGGTACTACAATAACAAAGCATTCTCCCACAAACTGGTAGCTGACCGTCCTTTGGACGTGCAGAACTTCTACTCAAAAGACGGACTCAAAGCGATCCATGACAATGCGCGAAAGATCTGTGGAGACAAGCCTCTCGGTGTCAATATCCTGTATGCTATCAATGATTACGGGCGTGTTGTACGTGACGCCTGTGAGATCGGTTTTGATATCATTATTACCGGGGCGGGACTTCCGACCAATATGCCGGAATTTACCGAGGGCTATCCCGATGTCGCGCTTGTACCGATCGTCTCTTCGCCGAAGGCGCTGAAGATCATTAACAAACGCTGGCAGAAACGTTACAACCGTCTTCCTGACGCGGTTATCCTTGAGGGCCCGAAAAGCGGCGGCCACCAGGGCTTTACTTATGAACAGTGTGCTATGGAGGAGAATCAGCTCGAAAACCTGGTTGCCCCGGTAGTCGAAGAGGCAAAAGTGTGGGGTGACATCCCTGTGATTGCGGCCGGTGGTATCTGGGATAAAAATGACATTGATCAGATGATCGCACTGGGCGCATCCGGCGTTCAGATGGGAACACGTTTTATCGGAACGAAAGAGTGTGATGCCCACGCCAACTTCAAAAAAGTACTGCTTGATGCCAAAGAAGAGGATATCATTCTGATGAAATCCCCGGTCGGCTACCCGGCTCGGGGTGTGCGTACAAACCTTACCTCGCTAGTCGAGACACGGACCGGTCCGGACATCAAATGTATCTCAAACTGTGTCGCACCGTGTAACCGCGGCGTTGAAGCCAAAGAGGTCGGTTTTTGTATCGCCGACCGTCTCAGCGATGCCTATGAAGGCAATACCGAACTGGGACTCTTCTTCTCGGGTACAAACGGGTACCGTTTGACGGAACTTCTTTCAGTCAAAGAGTTGATGGTAAAATTGACAGAGGGTGAATAGCGCAGGATGTTGCGTCTTCTAGCCTCTTTTCTGTTTTTTGCCTCTCTGCTGCTGGCGGCTTCGACCAAAACAGAGCTCGACAGTGCAAAAAAGAACCTCTATTCCTCTTCCAAATCCAACCTTTTCAAAGCCTATGACACCTATAAACGCCATTATCTAAAAGCGTT
Encoded proteins:
- the tyrS gene encoding tyrosine--tRNA ligase, translated to MIQEALQEIQRGTAEIIDNERIEKLLKGYLEEGKTYTVKAGFDPTAPDLHLGHTVLLHKLATFQKFGAKVQFLIGDFTAQIGDPTGKSETRKKLLPADIAKNAESYKEQVFKILDPEKTEVVFNSEWINPLGASGMLELTTTFNVARMLERDDFEKRYKGGVSISISEFIYPLLQGYDSVHLKSDIEIGGTDQKFNLLMGRHLQRSYEIGKEQAVLMMPILEGLDGVQKMSKSLGNYIGVEDEPNDMFGKILSISDALMWRYYELLSDKTLKEIEAIKAGVEDGSLHPKKVKEDLAQEITARFHSDEAAQAAKAEFDKVHAKSQIPTDLEEFAFEGPIWIAKVLHECKMEPSTSQARRDIKQGAVKIDQQKVSDEQLQLESGEYVLQVGKRKFARVKVR
- a CDS encoding nitronate monooxygenase; the encoded protein is MALAPLKIGKYIIEKPIVQGGMGVGISWDQLAGNVSKEGGLGIVSAVGTGYYNNKAFSHKLVADRPLDVQNFYSKDGLKAIHDNARKICGDKPLGVNILYAINDYGRVVRDACEIGFDIIITGAGLPTNMPEFTEGYPDVALVPIVSSPKALKIINKRWQKRYNRLPDAVILEGPKSGGHQGFTYEQCAMEENQLENLVAPVVEEAKVWGDIPVIAAGGIWDKNDIDQMIALGASGVQMGTRFIGTKECDAHANFKKVLLDAKEEDIILMKSPVGYPARGVRTNLTSLVETRTGPDIKCISNCVAPCNRGVEAKEVGFCIADRLSDAYEGNTELGLFFSGTNGYRLTELLSVKELMVKLTEGE